Within the Bradyrhizobium ottawaense genome, the region TTCCCCCGGCTCACCGTCAAGCGGCTTCGCGATGAACCATCCATCTTCCCGGTCGATCACGTAAGCGCGATATTCAAATGGCGTATTCATAGCCCCACCTCCCAAGATGTCGGCTCACGCCGCGGCAACGATCCGAAGGAGCGGCTTCGCTTTGTCCGGGAAAAATTTACGGACATTTGCCAAAGGGTCGACGCTGCCGTGGGCGCGCAAGGACTCCAGGTTCGGAGACAAGGAGTCGGCAAAGACATCGAGGTCGCAGTGAAGGGTGTCGCCTTCTAGGTAGGTCGCGCACCAACCCGGCATATTGCAGGTTTCGAGAGCGTCCCAAAGGACGTCGATCGATCTCAAAACGCGCAAAAGATCCTTGGATACGAGCTGGCCGGGCTCTCCATCCGTGGATTTGGCGACGTAGAAGCCGCCATCGTTGCTTACATTATAGGCACGGTATTGGAATGCGCTTTTCATTTTTTGACTCGACAACCTTTTTTGAGCCCAGGGCGGGATCGGTTGCCGCGACTGCTAATGACATTTGCACGATAATGCAAGCGCAACCCAGCCCCCGTAAAAACACGGACTCTGGCACAAGTTGCGGGTGTTACACTTAAAATTAGGCCGAATATACAAACTTAGGTTGAACGCCGCACCCCGAAATCTCTTCTTGCATTCTCGCTATATTTGCTCTAATGCAAATGCTGAATGCAAACGGAGGCCTGTTTGTTCCCGCCCATCGACACCCGCAATAAGCCCATGATTTCAACATGTTTCCGCCCTCGTTCGATGACCGAACGCGGCGGCCATACTGACCTTGTTTTCGCTACTCGGTTCGTTCCCAGAGTGGACTGCCTGCAACCGCAGGCTAAGCCGCAGACCATCGCCCTGACGCGAAAGGGTGCGACACAATGAAGCGGCGGTATAAAAAATCCTGGACCCACTTCTTCCAGGCGATCAAGGGCGGCCGAAAGTTGCACGACGTCCGCGAAGACGACGGCTATCAAATCGGCGACATCCTAGTCTTGCAGGAGTTCGACAACATCAACGGGCGCTATACGGGCGCCGAGATCGAGGTCGAGGTCACCTACATCACCAACCGCACCGTGCCGTGCGCGTTCTCCAGCGCCGTGCTGTCGCCCGGTCACTGCATCCTGAGCCTGAAGGTGTTGGCATGATGTTAGGTTGTTGCTCCGCTGTGAACCCATGCTCGCACCAGCAGCGCGATCCCAACTCGCTCTGCGACATCTGCTGCCAGGCTAGCGGTATCGTCATGCCGAAGACCGATCGTCGGAACCAGGACTGGTGGGACAACTACTTCCTCGATCTCGCGGAAGCGGTTGCCTATGCCTCGAAGGATCCAAGCACCAAGGTCGGCGCCGTCATCGTTCGTCCTGACCGAACGGTGGCCTCCATGGGCTACAACGGCTTCCCGCGAGGGATCAAGGATAGCGACGAGCGCCTCAATGACCGTCCGACCAAATACTCCATGGTCGTTCACGCCGAGCCCAACGCCATCCTCTCGGCTCGTGAGCCGGTCCGTGGCTACTCGATCTACACCACGCTGTTCACCTGCGCTGACTGCGCCAAGCTGATCATCCAGGCCGGCATCAAGAAGGTGGTCTCGCCGACCTACGACATAGAGCGCTGGGAGAAGTCGCTGACGCTGTCGAAGCAGCTGTTCACCGAGGCAGGGGTCGAGTTCAAGCTGATCGATAGGGCGATCTGATGCGCCTGGAAGAATGGCCCCTGCCCTACGTGCGCGTGAAGTGCGCTCAGTGCGAGCGCGAAGGACGCCTCAGCAAGGACGG harbors:
- a CDS encoding DUF3850 domain-containing protein, with the translated sequence MKRRYKKSWTHFFQAIKGGRKLHDVREDDGYQIGDILVLQEFDNINGRYTGAEIEVEVTYITNRTVPCAFSSAVLSPGHCILSLKVLA
- a CDS encoding deoxycytidylate deaminase, with protein sequence MPKTDRRNQDWWDNYFLDLAEAVAYASKDPSTKVGAVIVRPDRTVASMGYNGFPRGIKDSDERLNDRPTKYSMVVHAEPNAILSAREPVRGYSIYTTLFTCADCAKLIIQAGIKKVVSPTYDIERWEKSLTLSKQLFTEAGVEFKLIDRAI